Below is a genomic region from Flammeovirgaceae bacterium SG7u.111.
CATCATTGCATGGACGGCAGGCATCCATATCCAGGCCTGCGACATCGAGCTGATGCTCCAGGAAGCAATATTTAACCGCTTTGGAGAGGCTCTCCCCGAAAAGGGAAAGCTCCAATTCTTGCATGACAACGGGCCTGAGTATATAGAGAATAACCTAAGAAAGCAGATCGCGTTATGGCATATTGCCGATTGCAGCACACCCCTTTACTCTCCGCAGTCAAATGGCATGTGCGAGGCTTTTAATGGCACTTTCAAAAGAGATTACGTATATGAGAGCTGTCTGGACAATCCTGAAATGATATATAGCCAGATACGGGGATGGATAGATGAATACAACCAATATGCGCCACATTCGGCATTGGATATGAAAACACCGAATGAATTTTATAACTTTAAAACCGCTGCTTAGCTAGTCCAGTTTTAGAACGGAAAGAGCAACATCATACCCTACAATTTTTTTAGAATATGCATCGGTAACCAAGGATAGATACATGGGGTTTTCCCTATTCCCGATGTAGGTGATGTCAGATACCCAAACTTGTTCTGGCCCCTTTATATCAAGGTTTTCTATGAGGTTCTTATGCTTTCTAAATCGATGGTGGGAGTCGGTGGTGATATGGTATCGCCGTTTTGGGACGATAAGCATATGGTTTGCTTTCATGATAGCAAACAGCCTGTCCCTACCTGCCCCAAGTTCTCTGGGCCGGTCTTTAAGCATGTGATATAGTTTTCTTATCCCGGTACGTGGCATCTTCATACGGATTTTTTCTGCCATAGCCACTACTTGTGTGGCTATCTCTTGTTTTTGCTTAATCTTTTTGACGGATCGATAATAGGCCTGTCTATTGGTCCCCAACAGTCTACAGGTCTGGGCTACCCCTTCTTTTTGTTCGATCTTGAATCGATCGACTGTTCGGGCAAAGACTTTTTTCTGATAGGCAGTTTGAATTCTTCTTCGGCCATGTCTATCATCATATCAAAGAAGACAGCTTTCTTATCTGCATGCTCCACTTGCTTCTCAAGCTCCTTCTTTTGCTTTTCAAGAAGCCTGACTTTCTGTTCAAGCTCATAGAGCTTTTGGTCTTTGGGCTTTGGCATCTTCAATGTAGACTTGTTCACCCAGTCAAAGTTACCATATTTTCTCAACCAATTGGTGACCGTAGAGTGGGATTGGATCCCATACTTGCGCGCGGCGGCTTTTATGCCTAATTCTCCGCGCTCAACTTCTGCTACCACGGACAACTTAAAAGCATAGCTGTAATCTTGTTGGGTACGTTTAACATACTCGTTCTCTTGTCTTTTATTCATTACGTTACTTTTTGTGTATCGCTATTTCAGGACGGGACAGAAAGAAAATAAAAAAGTCCCTTGGAAAACCAAGGGGCTTAGCGTGTTATTATATGTTTGTCAAATGGCAATTAGGTAATCCTATAGATCAATTATTTGTAGCAGCTATAACTTGCTCTACTTCACCTTTTGATGCCACTATAGCCTGCTTGGGATTGGAGGGTTCTTGTGGCTTCCATTTAAGTAAGTGGACAAAAGAAACCGTATAATAAAAAAGCGTTAAATTAGTGAGATGGAAAGACGCTATATCACACTAAGTGCGTCAGAAGAGATGGAACTAAAATCCTTGGAAAAGCATGGCGACTCTGGACGCGGGCGGGACCGTGCCCATGCGTTGCTGTTGAGCAACAAAGGGTATACGATAGATATGCTCAGGGACATATTCGAGGTGCGCAGGGCCACCATCTCGGAGTGGTTTGACAGATGGGAATCCTCAAAGGCGGCAGGATTGATGGATGCCCCCAAGAGTGGGCGGCCGAGTATCTATACGGTGGAAGAGCAAAAAAAATAGCATCCCTTGCCCGGGAAGGGCCTGTCACCTGTCTCCGTTTTTTTGCCCAAGAGGTCTCCACCAAGTTCGGCAAGGACGCCTGTGGGAAGACCGTCAAGCGGATATTGAAAAAGTCGGGTCTTGTCTGGAAGCGCATGCGCAACTCCCTGGAAAACAACCGTGACGAAGAGATGTTCCGTTTCTTCCAACAAGAACTCGACTGTCTGGGACAGCAGGCCCGGCAAGGGGAGATCGACCTGTGTTATTTTGACGAGACGGGGATAAGCCTGTGCCCGAACGTTCCGTATGCGTGGCAGCCCGTTGGCACGGCAAACAAGCTGCCCGCCCGGCGGGGCAACGGGGTCTCCGTCTTGGGCATACTCGACCCGTTGGCCAACACCTTCACGGGGAGCTATTACCATGGCGCGGCAAACTCGGCATGTGTCATACAGGTACTGGACAGTTTCTCCGAGACGATCAAGAAGAAAACCGTACTGGTCTTGGACAACGCCGCGATCCACAAATCCAAAGACGTAAAGGGATATATAGAAAAATGGAAGGGAAAAGGGCTGTACCTACAGTTTATCCCCGCATACTGCCCCGAGCTCAACCTGATAGAGGTCTTATGGAAGATGCTCAAGCACTATTGGATCAAACCAAGGCATTATACCTCCATGAAATCTCTCATTGAGGCCACCTTGTCAATCCTACAAAATTATGGAAAACAATATTCGATTTCTTTTGGGTAGGTACTTAAATACTGCTATTGTACTTAAACTAGATAGGACAATCCAAAAAATATCGATAAACCAAATTTGCTGCAAGCCTTTTTCTAAACTTACCCATAGCCAATTACCACTTACAATACCATTGACAATAGGGATCATAAACCCAAAAACACTACCCAATATCAATGAGTATTTGACAGTAAAAACATTGCTTCTTTTGAAATAAAAAAACACGCTCAATACTAACCAGCCAATGAAAAATGTTTGATAAATAAAAGTCATCCCAGCATTTTGAAACACTTTCACTACTATGAACTCAAGGGCAGTCATAGGGTACATGCTCAGGCAAATTGCCAGGTACCACCAAACCACCTTCTCATTAAAACGCCTTTGTTTTTCAGGTATATTTTTTTTATCCCTTGCCACAAGCCAAATCATTACACCTGATAAAATCACATAACAGGAAATCAAGCCAAGTACAAAGGAGATAATCCTCAAGCCATAATTTGCATAATCAGCAAAATGTAAGCGATACAATAGGTTTTTGACTATATCTAAGTAACTACTAGCTAAAAGCGGATCTTTTTCATAAACTACACTACCATCAGCAACCTTATAAATAATTTTCCCTACACCATTCATTTTGTTTTCATAGGGAATATTCCCAGAAAGTGCAACATGCATGTTGGCATCACCATAGTTGAAGATTTGTACATTAGTAACCCTAAAACCTCCCCATTGGTCCTTAGTATCATCTATAAAGCTATTAATAGATACATCTGTTGGCAGCCTTTTATAATGTAGTTCATAAACTGGCGTATCATATTCCAAATCTTTGTATAGCTTTTTTTGGTCACCATCGTATAGCGCAAAAAGCACTGGGGCAATCACCATCGCTTTTAACATAAAAAAAGCCCCTGTTAAGGCATAAACAAACTGAAATGGAAAACCGATAAGCCCTAACGCTGTATGTGAATCGGTCCACAATGTCTTGAGTTTTGCCCAAGGACGAAAGACGTAGAAGTTAGAAATTATTTTGTTCCAGTGAACGATAATGCCAGTCAAGATGGCAAACAGAAAAAAGAAAGCAGTAAATCCTGAAAGGTAATAACCTACAGGATATGGGATTTGAGTAAAAAAGTGTAACCGATATAAAAACTCACCTAAAGTATAAGACTCTCGATAGGTTGCAGTGGATTTGTCACTAGTATCCATATAAAAAAAAGCACTGGATTGAGCCTCCTCACCTGCAGTAGAGTCTTTGGTAACAGCCAAGCTAACACTTATCCTTCTTTCATTATAAATATGACGCAACCCTATGTCTCTACCATAAAGCTGGTAGGTCTCACCAAGGTTTTGAATGACTGTATCTGCGTTCACATCTAGTTCATCTGTCACTGGAAAACTATGACCCCGCTCCCAGTTGACAATTTCATCTCTAAAAAAAGAAAAAGAACCCGCAAAGAAAATAACATAAAGCCCCACGCTAATCACTATACCACTAACTGTATGAGTATGAAATAATATATTGTAGATTCTTTTACCAATATTCATAGTACTATTCAACTGTTACATTAATGAATTTTTCAATAATACGATAGCTATAAACAATAAGGACACCCCTATATACAGCGCCCATAGTTTCCAGCCATTTCTAGCCAAAAAAGATAAGACCATCAAGCCCGACCAAGTTAAAAAGAAGGTGAAAGAAGCTGTTATGATCACATTTGTTCTGTCAAACCATGCAGCTATGGCAATATGTAAGGAGGCACTCACTAAAAAACCGCCTACAAAGCCTGCCGATATTTTAGCAAAACGCTGCCATTTGGAACGAGTAAGATATTTAGAATTCGCTGGCATTTATAGTAGAGTTTCAAAAATTACGGATAGCAACGATACCACCAAAAACGTAGGCTTATTCAAAATCCCTAGTGGTATAAATAAAATAACAAGACTCAAAATAGTCATCAATACAACAGAGAAAGTGAATATTCCAGCCCCAATGCCAAACTGAGCAATAGCAAGCCCACACCCTGCCAGTAAACCAAGAGAACCCAACAACTTGGATACTCTTGGATTTTGTTTTGACCATGCTTCTACTCCAAAGACGTTCTGAACTTCTATTCTTTTGGTAGTTCCATACCACAAATAAAAGCCTATAAACACTAGTATAAAAATAAATGACACCATAGTGTTACAGGTTTGCATTAACAGAAACTGTTGTAGCGTGCCAGATGAACTCATAGGCAACATCTTTATAAGTCCCAGGAACTTCTTCTTTTTTGGTAACTTCTACTACATACTTCGTTTTCCAGGGTAAGTCAAAAGAGGCAATACCATTTTGATCTGTTTCAAGAGTTTTACTCCACTGATCAGCCACAAAAACCGTTATCTCACTTTCTGGCAAAGCTTTACCTTTATAAAACACCTTTAATTTCACTTTACCTTTTTCTTCCGAAATGTTTTTTATAGCAACCCCTTCTGCATTATCTGCCACAGTATGATTTGCCTTATCACCCACCTGAATTTTAGAGACTGCGTGATAGTGGGTTTTGAAAATCCCAAAATTGTATTTTGTAAAATCAACAACGTCAATTTTGTCATTGTCTAATATTACTGTATAAGTCCCTTCGGCATCAGGAGTAAAAGCAGCCGCATAATAATCGTCTTTAGGCTCAATATTTAAACGTATCTTTTTGCCTTGGGCATCCACAACCCAGAGTGTAAAGTCTTTGACTTTCATATACGCCTCCCCTTTTATCTTTTCCTTCACTCCATAAGTATATTCACCAAAGTACACTCGAATTTCTTGTTCTTTCCCTATTTCCCCTTTTGCGCTGGTCTCAATCCAAAGATAATGCGCAAAGGACTGGACAACAGCAAATAGCATAACCCCTATAGTTAGGATAATTTTTCTCATTTGTTCTGATTTTTTATGAAAGCAATAGATTATTTGAATTATATAAGTAGGCACAAAGCTTTTAGAGGGGGCATATCGGTTCATCACACCTTTTGGCAGCATGACTCAACTTTCACCCATTACAAAGCTTCTGTAAAATATTTACCACCAGCCGGGCAAATGGTGTTAATACACCACGCCCGCCAGTAGTACAAGGAAATTATTTGAATTTGTAAGAAACCCTCAAGCGTCCATTGACGCCAGGCTCTGACTGCCAATATAAATATGAACCATAATTAGCTCCAGAATATAGATATTCGTCTAATATGTTATTCACATTCAGTTGGACTTTCATCTTCTCATTTCCCCAAAAAAGCCCGCCATCTAGCCTAAAATAATCGGGCAAGTCTGACTGATTATCAGCTGTCCAAGCCCAAGTTGAGCGATCGACCTGATACTGATAGCCAAGAGAAGCACCGAAACCTTTTACAGGGGAATTGTCTGAAAATGAATAAGTCAACCAGCCATTGGTTACGTGTTTAGCATGTCCTGCCACTTTTGTCCCTATTCTTTCAGTGTTTGTATCTTCAGTGATTTCTACATTAGTATTTGCGTAATTGAATACTACGCTGAGCCCTGGAGCAACTTCACCTTGCAAATCAAACTCAAACCCTTTTGATGTTACCTCTCCCAGTTGAACTTGAGCGTTGGGGTATTCCGGATCTGGCTCAGGATCGCCCACCAACATATTCTCTTTTGTTATTTGGTAAACACCAATCGATGTCCTTAATCTTCCATCAAAAAAGGATTTTTTAACCCCTCCTTCAATATCAGCTCCTATTATTGGCACAAAAGGCTCCCCTTCTTTCGTTTCACCTCCTTGAGGGATAAAAGACTGGTCATAAAGCGCGTAGGCAGTCATGCCTGGCAATACATCTACGTTCAGCCCTAGCCTTGGAGTGAACTTGCTATCGTCTTCATCTTTCCAATTTGAGTTTACATGTGTATATCTACCAGCAAGAGTCAAACGTACTTTATCATTCAAAAACCCAAGCTCGTCTTGTAGATAAAATGCCGTTGACTTATATCCATTATAAGGGCTTTCCGACCTATCTTTCAGCTCCTTTGACCTATCAAAAACTGGGGTATCATAACCATACGTTGGATTGTAAATATTGAAAGGAGTTGTATATGGAACGCTCTGAGACCAATCGGCCCAATATTCCTTATCTGTAAAATCTAAACCTCCTAAAATGGTATGGCTAACACTTCCTGTATTTGCTTCTCCATTTACAAAAGCTTGCGCATAATTACCTACTGAAAGCGCATCCCAAATACTTGCATATCGGATAGCATCTCCATTATCAGCCATACTAACCAACCAAGTTGAGTTTCCTTCTTGATCAAATGTTAGATGGGAATAACGAATAGTTCCTTCCCAGTTATTCGAAAACCGATGGGTAAAATCGGCAAAAAATGTTACCTCTGAGATATCTGTTGCAGGGTAGTTAGTGTCCACCATTTTAAAATTTTTGTCCACACTTGCATACCCATCAGAAGCTGGTGCAAACACATATGCTGCTCCTATGTAACTCTCAGCTTGTTGGTAATTCAGCTCTGCGGTAAGAGATGTTTTCTTCGAAAACTTATAAGTTAAAGCTGGAGCTATTGCAAAACGTTGCACATCCTCATCTCCTCTATGGCTATCTGAAGTTTGGTACATTCCATTGAACCTATAAAGCAGTTTTTTATCTTCTGTTAAAGCTCCACCTAAATCAACTTCACCGCGGTAAAGATCAAAGCTACCAACGGTTAGGGCAACATTTGCTATGGGTGTTGCTGTTGGTTTTTTAGTTACCACATTGTAAAAACCTCCTGGCTCACCAGCAGCAAGCATAAACCCAGCTGGCCCTTTTACGAATTCAACTTGTTCTACCAATGACATATCTTCTGACAAGGGTCCCCATGTGTCGTTTACATTAAACCCGTTACGAAAAGCTGGCAACCTAAAGCCTCTCATATTGACTCTAGCAAAGTGCCCCCAATGCTCTAGCATCGTCACCCCACTTACATTTCGAACCAGCCCGTCCATGATACTTGTGACTTGTTGATCTCCCAAAAGGGAACTACTTACCACCTGAATATTTTGTGGCAATTTAAGAATCTCCGTTTTTTGGCGTAACGATAAGGACGTGTTATCTGCCACGTATTTATTCTTACTCCCTACGACTGTTACTTCGGCCAGCTCTTCTGATTTTGATTTCAACTTTAACTGAGAAACGGTAGTGGTTTGTCCAGCTACTACTTCAATATCAGTTGACAATAGTTCATACCCAACCGCAGAAACAAGTAGGCTATATTTCCCAGGGGCGACCTCATCAATTTGAAATAAACCATTTTCATTGGTAGTAGCACCTTTCTTTGTTCCTTTAATACTTACATTGATCAATTCTAAAGGGCTTCCATTTGTGCTGTAAATAGAGCCTTTAACAATTCCTGTATTTTGTGCCAATACACCACTTGGCACCAATAATAATAGTATAGAGAGTACACTAAGTATTCGTTTCATCATTATTTATTTTTATTTAGACTAATTACTAATAGAAGCAAATGTAAACCCACTTCCTGTGATTCCAAAATTAATTATTAATAATTAGTCTAAATAAACATTATAGCAATACAAACAAAGTACCCATTCGCTAAAAAAACTATTCCAATAGTATTATATGACTGATACAGCTTACAAAGTATATACAGAAAGGGAAAATATGAGGATTGAGAATAAAAAAGCCCCTTGGAAAACCAAGGGGCTTAGCGTGTTATTATATGTTTGTCAAATGGCAATTAGGTAATCCTATAAATCAATTATTTATTTTTACGCTTTTTCTTCAACTACTTTCATTTCTCCTTCTATCGCTTCTTCTCCTTTAGACCTTTCTTTTAGCTTAGTGATGATGAAAGGCAACGCCCCAGCTGATACCATGATGAAGCCCAATGCCATAAGGTTGAACGGAGA
It encodes:
- a CDS encoding IS3 family transposase, whose amino-acid sequence is MRTPRKKPTPEAGEAILAITGRKSTYGVPRVRAILKRDYGIELSRYMVHKFMKQENLLVKRGRKRGAGRPHTGKIAVGQPNTRWASDITSIKCWNGQKVRFAYVLDCCDRSIIAWTAGIHIQACDIELMLQEAIFNRFGEALPEKGKLQFLHDNGPEYIENNLRKQIALWHIADCSTPLYSPQSNGMCEAFNGTFKRDYVYESCLDNPEMIYSQIRGWIDEYNQYAPHSALDMKTPNEFYNFKTAA
- a CDS encoding helix-turn-helix domain-containing protein; the protein is MNKRQENEYVKRTQQDYSYAFKLSVVAEVERGELGIKAAARKYGIQSHSTVTNWLRKYGNFDWVNKSTLKMPKPKDQKLYELEQKVRLLEKQKKELEKQVEHADKKAVFFDMMIDMAEEEFKLPIRKKSLPEQSIDSRSNKKKG
- a CDS encoding IS630 family transposase, whose translation is MGILKGGRIDGCPQEWAAEYLYGGRAKKIASLAREGPVTCLRFFAQEVSTKFGKDACGKTVKRILKKSGLVWKRMRNSLENNRDEEMFRFFQQELDCLGQQARQGEIDLCYFDETGISLCPNVPYAWQPVGTANKLPARRGNGVSVLGILDPLANTFTGSYYHGAANSACVIQVLDSFSETIKKKTVLVLDNAAIHKSKDVKGYIEKWKGKGLYLQFIPAYCPELNLIEVLWKMLKHYWIKPRHYTSMKSLIEATLSILQNYGKQYSISFG
- a CDS encoding PepSY-associated TM helix domain-containing protein, coding for MNIGKRIYNILFHTHTVSGIVISVGLYVIFFAGSFSFFRDEIVNWERGHSFPVTDELDVNADTVIQNLGETYQLYGRDIGLRHIYNERRISVSLAVTKDSTAGEEAQSSAFFYMDTSDKSTATYRESYTLGEFLYRLHFFTQIPYPVGYYLSGFTAFFFLFAILTGIIVHWNKIISNFYVFRPWAKLKTLWTDSHTALGLIGFPFQFVYALTGAFFMLKAMVIAPVLFALYDGDQKKLYKDLEYDTPVYELHYKRLPTDVSINSFIDDTKDQWGGFRVTNVQIFNYGDANMHVALSGNIPYENKMNGVGKIIYKVADGSVVYEKDPLLASSYLDIVKNLLYRLHFADYANYGLRIISFVLGLISCYVILSGVMIWLVARDKKNIPEKQRRFNEKVVWWYLAICLSMYPMTALEFIVVKVFQNAGMTFIYQTFFIGWLVLSVFFYFKRSNVFTVKYSLILGSVFGFMIPIVNGIVSGNWLWVSLEKGLQQIWFIDIFWIVLSSLSTIAVFKYLPKRNRILFSIIL
- a CDS encoding DUF4198 domain-containing protein gives rise to the protein MRKIILTIGVMLFAVVQSFAHYLWIETSAKGEIGKEQEIRVYFGEYTYGVKEKIKGEAYMKVKDFTLWVVDAQGKKIRLNIEPKDDYYAAAFTPDAEGTYTVILDNDKIDVVDFTKYNFGIFKTHYHAVSKIQVGDKANHTVADNAEGVAIKNISEEKGKVKLKVFYKGKALPESEITVFVADQWSKTLETDQNGIASFDLPWKTKYVVEVTKKEEVPGTYKDVAYEFIWHATTVSVNANL
- a CDS encoding TonB-dependent receptor, yielding MMKRILSVLSILLLLVPSGVLAQNTGIVKGSIYSTNGSPLELINVSIKGTKKGATTNENGLFQIDEVAPGKYSLLVSAVGYELLSTDIEVVAGQTTTVSQLKLKSKSEELAEVTVVGSKNKYVADNTSLSLRQKTEILKLPQNIQVVSSSLLGDQQVTSIMDGLVRNVSGVTMLEHWGHFARVNMRGFRLPAFRNGFNVNDTWGPLSEDMSLVEQVEFVKGPAGFMLAAGEPGGFYNVVTKKPTATPIANVALTVGSFDLYRGEVDLGGALTEDKKLLYRFNGMYQTSDSHRGDEDVQRFAIAPALTYKFSKKTSLTAELNYQQAESYIGAAYVFAPASDGYASVDKNFKMVDTNYPATDISEVTFFADFTHRFSNNWEGTIRYSHLTFDQEGNSTWLVSMADNGDAIRYASIWDALSVGNYAQAFVNGEANTGSVSHTILGGLDFTDKEYWADWSQSVPYTTPFNIYNPTYGYDTPVFDRSKELKDRSESPYNGYKSTAFYLQDELGFLNDKVRLTLAGRYTHVNSNWKDEDDSKFTPRLGLNVDVLPGMTAYALYDQSFIPQGGETKEGEPFVPIIGADIEGGVKKSFFDGRLRTSIGVYQITKENMLVGDPEPDPEYPNAQVQLGEVTSKGFEFDLQGEVAPGLSVVFNYANTNVEITEDTNTERIGTKVAGHAKHVTNGWLTYSFSDNSPVKGFGASLGYQYQVDRSTWAWTADNQSDLPDYFRLDGGLFWGNEKMKVQLNVNNILDEYLYSGANYGSYLYWQSEPGVNGRLRVSYKFK